In Myripristis murdjan chromosome 9, fMyrMur1.1, whole genome shotgun sequence, the following proteins share a genomic window:
- the cmya5 gene encoding cardiomyopathy-associated protein 5, translated as MEECESLDSEMTELQEFQSEAPGAVGQDDEDEVEELRNSLREVVQDQSVRPKLQCLMVDPSFSMVTVQSEDSGIVWETASSRCSTPWASETSSISEAYSMEGSGAQGKITIIFDEDKVVRRRTRSGGRSSRLGDRLSRPGSSRSGSALGVERPEMAEVSIPNVKQEKTETGPDLEEIKDKDQQLFSLISEGYEILNIRVPSKLPTVDEEESTELQDNLSYLDQTPGIRSRNHQGLAKPQNHVLPGEMEVEILEHKEGSKQDSSQPLAVTEVGHTDAQKDGTTDMDYFEKFTLVDEVTPGEQAPELQDEVKQPVPKPQVEEQKPVKETVTDSPHTSEDSFVFVTDVEIAGEHLDEVFYGNGVHGAPDDAQQHKEEDEEEEEAGKRVRRESQRSLKESGSVLFGSEETILTPIFLSSGPPKIIDPILLEEPTAMSFMYSDLYEDAVGERRKSDEEYSEAESMASERSFRRRLSDPEEQDGYLEMFILKDETPTVEVQPDSEEDKTEGRMMWSQSKFEMTGCLTRVVEEEEEEKEEEGMKKKELTPQEVSDVEMSVHAQSAKIKVKEKTVIETDKKKEEKHPTMASDQQDVLIRRPSEESMQASKPQDKVKKQQTKSCGSDCDEQVSVPEMQHMDIKIEKTQREKHHQREQPAAKMCEPGITETQQPSQTESIMEKTAEVVVKATEERPAEVKAPITSEVPKIDAVEDTHKVEVKDTEKNLSEESALNSEIVATNQKVEKVNVMVLAKAELPAKMKDPETVRQEMAICIEPSVRTEISAEGLVSGKTEVDMPEKAVVIATDCEPAVQAVAEVMEEEVAEFQVKIASQGVTNAETPKVQTEVPEEEKGQEVLIEEIVVDSPLPQSMTEAVDAGQESEVKTEILPKILEPVMPEKTEPDADKKQLEVRGSDQSQQKESVSEKEAGTDELTAEIKAKTDSEAVVQQTVNEGGELIVLVPKGQAVEMDIEIGIEEAEEEEQKIERDFEEDEGVFSRLRSFTPQEDLSEVAEHPEVTAEELEYEIISKQEAREISEPERAAEEPLPESVLDLPSGEELIEADYDIIDAEEEIQARAAAELQGMDWFCVTCGCLLSEEDCMSGQHQEHEVTSVDSAYEDIKEKLSEWISELQGRSENIEDLVSELELAYNSVEDQCAEREEAMQAQNEEMMAKVMDQYNSMSLSMEEEKKAKLEQLYDQIVSFQESIDSAKGTLETTAREAETDARSPEDIDARLKAALESAMSLELGPRGLLVFEDYAKGNTSNSHLAQREGIPVPQKPTLQAQEQGSATTTSVTVYWRVNPGDIIDCFQVYCMEDPQGAVSEEYRVTVKESYCVLEELEPDKTYKVWVMAVNYTGCSLPSERLAFRTAPSVPVIDTERCTVLWDSAMLRWSSAKQTSAQSYTLEYCRQYELEGEGLRSISGIKGSEQKVLLQPNENYLFYIKAVNEAGASEQSEAALISTKGTRFHLLKSSAHPCLELSEDQTTVHYSQDTHDNTPPTENQCPSILGELLPARGHYYWETKVTGSPAYRLGVAYSSANRNSPLGDNNKSWCLHCIPTQSSCTYQLLHNDVQSDVFAMDLPERVGTLLDYQLGRLSFYNAQSGQLLGSLSHCFTQPCHPALGLEMPGSLEVSMVLEVPEFTKYG; from the exons ATGGAGGAATGTGAGAGTCTGGACTCAGAAATGACAGAATTACAGGAGTTTCAAAGCGAAGCTCCAGGGGCCGTTGGCCAAGACGATGAAGACGAGGTGGAAGAGCTGCGAAACAG TCTGCGAGAAGTAGTCCAGGACCAGTCAGTGAGGCCCAAACTCCAGTGCCTCATGGTGGATCCCTCTTTCTCCATGGTAACAGTCCAGAGTGAGGACAGTGGTATTGTTTGGGAGACAGCCTCTAGCCGCTGCTCTACTCCGTGGGCCTCTGAGACTAGCTCCATTTCTGAAGCCTACAGCATGGAAGGCTCTGGAGCCCAGGGTAAAATCACCATCATCTTTGATGAGGATAAGGTCGTCCGCAGGAGGACGAGGTCTGGAGGAAGGAGCAGCAGGCTGGGGGACAGGCTGAGCCGACCTGGCAGCTCAAGATCGGGCTCGGCTCTTGGAGTGGAGAGACCCGAGATGGCAGAGGTTTCAATTCCCAATGttaaacaggagaaaacagaaacagggcCAGACTTGGAGGAGATCAAAGACAAAGATCAACAGCTGTTTAGTTTGATTTCAGAGGGTTATGAGATTCTCAACATCAGAGTCCCATCCAAACTGCCCACGGTtgatgaggaggagagcacAGAGCTGCAGGACAACTTATCTTATCTAGACCAGACTCCTGGGATCAGGTCCAGAAATCACCAAGGTTTGGCAAAACCACAGAATCATGTCCTGCcaggagagatggaggtggaAATACTGGAGCACAAAGAG gGCTCAAAGCAGGACTCCTCTCAGCCCTTGGCAGTCACAGAGGTCGGACACACAGATGCTCAGAAAGATGGCACCACTGACATGGACTACTTTGAGAAGTTTACCCTGGTGGATGAGGTAACTCCTGGGGAACAAGCTCCAGAGCTACAGGACGAGGTGAAACAGCCTGTGCCAAAGCCTCAGGTAGAAGAGCAAAAACCTGTGAAGGAGACAGTCACAGACAGCCCCCATACATCAGAAGactcttttgtctttgtcacagATGTGGAGATAGCTGGGGAGCATCTGGATGAGGTTTTCTATGGAAATGGGGTTCACGGGGCCCCTGATGATGCCCAGCAGCacaaagaggaggatgaggaagaggaggaagcagggaagagagtgagaagagagagCCAGAGATCTCTGAAGGAGAGTGGTTCAGTGTTGTTTGGTAGTGAAGAGACCATCCTCACCcccatctttctctcctctgggcCCCCAAAGATCATTGACCCCATCCTGTTGGAGGAGCCCACTGCCATGTCCTTCATGTACTCTGACCTGTATGAGGATGCtgtgggggagaggaggaagagtgatGAGGAGTACTCTGAGGCAGAGAGCATGGCATCTGAGAGATCATTTAGGAGACGTTTGTCAGATCCAGAGGAGCAAGATGGATACCTGGAGATGTTCATTCTGAAAGATGAAACTCCCACAGTGGAGGTTCAGCCAGATTCAGAGGAGGACAAGACAGAGGGTAGGATGATGTGGTCACAGAGCAAGTTTGAAATGACAGGATGTCTAACAAGAGTGgtagaagaggaggaagaagaaaaggaggaagaggggatgaaaaagaaggaattaACACCACAGGAGGTCAGTGATGTAGAGATGAGTGTACATGCGCAGTCAGCAAAGATAAAGGTGAAAGAAAAAACTGTCATTGAAACAGataagaaaaaggaggaaaaacatcCCACCATGGCAAGTGACCAGCAGGATGTTCTGATCAGAAGACCCTCAGAAGAGTCAATGCAAGCGTCTAAGCCACAAGACAAAGTAAAGAAACAGCAGACTAAGTCTTGTGGGAGTGACTGTGATGAGCAAGTCAGTGTACCTGAAATGCAACACATGGATATTAAAATAGAAAAGACACAGAGGGAAAAGCATCATCAGAGAGAACAACCAGCAGCAAAGATGTGTGAGCCTGGCATTACTGAAACACAACAGCCATCTCAGACAGAAAGCATCATGGAAAAAACAGCTGAGGTGGTTGTAAAGGCCACGGAGGAGAGACCAGCAGAAGTGAAAGCACCTATAACCAGTGAGGTGCCTAAAATAGACGCTGTTGAAGATACACATAAAGTGGAAGTAAAAGACACTGAGAAGAATTTGTCTGAGGAGTCAGCTCTTAACTCTGAGATAGTAGCTACCAATCAGAAAGTAGAGAAGGTAAATGTCATGGTCTTGGCCAAAGCAGAGCTCCCAGCCAAAATGAAAGATCCTGAAACCGTAAGACAAGAAATGGCTATCTGTATTGAACCTTCAGTTAGAACTGAGATATCAGCTGAAGGCCTGGTCAGTGGTAAAACAGAAGTAGATATGCCAGAAAAAGCTGTTGTGATTGCCACTGATTGTGAGCCTGCAGTCCAAGCAGTAGCAGAGGTAATGGAAGAAGAAGTAGCAGAGTTTCAAGTAAAGATTGCTTCTCAGGGGGTGACTAACGCTGAGACACCGAAGGTTCAAACGGAGGTcccagaggaagaaaaaggacaGGAAGTTCTCATAGAGGAAATAGTGGTAGACAGTCCATTACCACAAAGTATGACTGAAGCTGTCGATGCTGGTCAGGAATCAGAGGTTAAAACTGAGATTTTACCCAAAATATTGGAACCTGTGATGCCAGAGAAAACTGAGCCAGATGCAGATAAGAAACAGCTTGAAGTCCGCGGTTCTGATCAGAGTCAACAAAAAGAATCAGTAAGTGAGAAAGAAGCAGGTACAGACGAACTGACAGCTGAAATTAAAGCTAAAACTGACTCTGAGGCTGTTGTTCAGCAGACAGTCAATGAGGGTGGTGAGTTAATCGTCCTAGTTCCCAAGGGACAAGCTGTAGAGATGGACATAGAGATAG GTatagaggaggcagaggaagaggagcaaaaGATTGAGAGGGACTTTGAGGAAGATGAGGGAGTCTTCTCCCGTCTCCGGAGCTTTACTCCCCAGGAGGACTTGTCCG AGGTTGCAGAGCATCCAGAGGTGACTGCTGAGGAGCTCGAGTATGAGATAATATCCAAACAGGAGGCCAGAGAGATTTCAGAGCCGGAGCGAGCTGCAGAAGAGCCTCTACCAGAGTCTG tgCTGGACCTGCCTTCAGGGGAAGAGCTCATTGAGGCTGATTATGATATTAttgatgctgaggaggagatccAGGCCCGAGCAGCTGCTGAGCTCCAGGGGATGGACTGGTTCTGTGTCACCTGTGGGTGTCTGTTGTCAGAGGAGGACTGCATGTCTGGACAGCACCAGGAGCATGAGGTGACCTCTGTGGACAGTGCCTATGAGGACATCAAG GAGAAGCTGAGTGAATGGATCTCAGAGCTGCAGGGGAGGTCGGAGAACATTGAGGACCTGGTGTCTGAGCTGGAGCTGGCTTACAATTCTGTAGAg GACCAGTGTGCTGAGAGAGAAGAGGCCATGCAGGCCCAGAATGAGGAGATGATGGCCAAGGTGATGGATCAGTACAACAGCATGTCGctcagcatggaggaggagaagaaggccAAGCTGGAGCAGCTCTATGACCAGATTGTCTCCTTCCAGGAGAGCATTGACTCTGCCAAGGGCACTCTGGAGACCACGGCCAGAGAGGCTGAGACAGACGCTCGG TCACCTGAAGATATTGATGCAAG GCTCAAAGCAGCTCTGGAGTCAGCCATGTCACTGGAGCTGGGTCCCAGGGGATTGCTGGTTTTCGAGGACTATGCCAAGGGCAACACTTCCAACTCACACCTTGCACAACGCGAGGGAATCCCCG TGCCCCAGAAGCCCACACTGCAGGCCCAGGAGCAAGGCtcagccaccaccaccagtgtcaCGGTCTACTGGAGAGTCAACCCTGGAGATATCATAGACTGCTTCCAGGTCTACTGCATGGAGGATCCACAAGGAG CAGTGTCAGAGGAGTATCGTGTGACAGTGAAGGAGAGCTACTGCgtcctggaggagctggagcctGACAAGACATACAAGGTCTGGGTGATGGCTGTCAACTACACCGGCTGCTCTCTGCCCAGCGAGAGACTGGCCTTCAGAACTG CTCCGTCAGTGCCAGTGATCGATACGGAGcgctgtactgtactgtggGACTCGGCCATGCTGCGGTGGAGCTCTGCCAAACAGACCTCAGCACAGAGTTACACCCTGGAGTACTGCCGCCAGTACGAACTGGAGGGAGAGGGGCTCAG GTCCATCTCTGGCATCAAAGGCAGTGAGCAGAAGGTTCTCCTGCAGCCCAATGAGAACTACCTGTTTTACATCAAAGCTGTGAATGAAGCTGGAGCCAGTGAACAGAGCGAGGCTGCACTCATATCCACCAAAG GGACGAGGTTCCACCTGCTGAAATCCTCAGCTCACCCGTGTTTGGAGCTGTCAGAGGACCAGACCACAGTGCACTACTCCCAGGACACACACGACAACACACCACCCACAGAAAATCA GTGTCCATCCATTCTGGGCGAGTTATTGCCAGCACGAGGGCATTACTACTGGGAGACCAAAGTGACAGGAAGTCCCGCCTACAGGCTGGGAGTGGCATACAGCTCAGCCAATAGAAACAGCCCACTGGGCGACAACAACAAGTCGTGGTGTTTGCACTGTATCCCTACACAATCCAG TTGTACGTACCAGTTGCTTCATAACGATGTTCAGTCTGATGTGTTTGCGATGGACCTGCCAGAGCGAGTGGGCACTCTCTTGGACTACCAGCTTGGCCGTCTGTCCTTCTATAACGCCCAAAGTGGACAGCTGTTAGGAAGCCTCAGCCACTGCTTCACCCAGCCGTGCCACCCTGCTCTGGGCCTGGAGATGCCAGGCAGCCTGGAGGTCAGCATGGTGCTGGAGGTGCCAGAGTTCACCAAGTACGGCTGA
- the mtx3 gene encoding metaxin-3 isoform X2 — MATPMELRCWGSDWGLPSVHTESLIVLAYAKFSGAKVTVSPIDWTWKTLTATVPELVCGESTVTEPTQILNFMRKQRFNADYELTARQGADTMAYIALLEEKLRPALLHTFWVDAENYANLTRPWFASRSPFPLNFLVPRRHANMALSRILLTKGEAPLHRITEVEGKIYSDAKECLNLLSYRLGTANYFFGNSPASLDAFVFGFVAPLHKAGLPSSPLQSHLRQLANLTRFCDNILSVYFSSSHPGPPPPVQETVDANLQKLTQLVNKESNLIEKMDDNLRSSPQHKPHRPDPKSSLANEKSSTPA, encoded by the exons ATGGCGACTCCCATGGAGCTGAGATGTTGGGGAAGCGACTGGGGTTTGCCATCTGTCCACACCGAGTCTCTCATAGTTCTG GCGTATGCCAAATTCTCGGGGGCAAAGGTCACGGTTTCTCCTATAGACTGGACATGGAAGACGTTAACAG CGACTGTCCCGGAGTTGGTGTGTGGAGAGTCCACAGTGACAGAGCCTACACAGATTCTCAACTTCATGAGGAAACAG agGTTTAATGCAGACTATGAGCTGACAGCCCGACAAGGAGCAGACACCATGGCTTACATCGCCTTGCTTGAGGAGAAACTACGGCCCGCACTG TTGCACACATTCTGGGTGGATGCAGAAAACTATGCCAATCTGACACGGCCGTGGTTTGCCTCTCGCTCGCCGTTCCCTCTGAACTTCTTGGTGCCCCGTCGCCATGCCAACATGGCCCTCTCCCGCATCCTGCTGACCAAAGGAGAGGCGCCGCTACACAGAATCACTGAGGTGGAAGGAAAG ATCTACAGTGATGCTAAAGAGTGCCTGAACCTCCTCTCCTACAGACTGGGAACAGCTAACTACTTCTTTGGCAACTC GCCGGCCAGTCTGGATGcctttgtgtttggttttgtggCTCCGCTCCACAAAGCCGGTCTCCCCAGCAGCCCTCTGCAGAGCCACCTCCGACAGCTGGCCAACCTCACGCGCTTCTGTGACAACATCCTCAGTGTATACTTCAGTTCCAGTCATCCGG GTCCTCCACCACCTGTTCAGGAAACGGTGGATGCCAACCTCCAGAAACTAACTCAACTTGTAAACAAAGAGTCCAACTTAATAGAGAAG aTGGATGACAACCTTCGCAGCAGCCCTCAGCACAAACCCCACAGGCCAGACCCCAAATCCAGTCTGGCCAATGAGAAGAGCTCTACCCCTGCCTAA
- the mtx3 gene encoding metaxin-3 isoform X3, with product MLGKRLGFAICPHRVSHSSGVCQILGGKGHGFSYRLDMEDVNRWAAASSKCSASHASTVPELVCGESTVTEPTQILNFMRKQRFNADYELTARQGADTMAYIALLEEKLRPALLHTFWVDAENYANLTRPWFASRSPFPLNFLVPRRHANMALSRILLTKGEAPLHRITEVEGKIYSDAKECLNLLSYRLGTANYFFGNSPASLDAFVFGFVAPLHKAGLPSSPLQSHLRQLANLTRFCDNILSVYFSSSHPGPPPPVQETVDANLQKLTQLVNKESNLIEKVLSADHLFPLCMT from the exons ATGTTGGGGAAGCGACTGGGGTTTGCCATCTGTCCACACCGAGTCTCTCATAGTTCTG GCGTATGCCAAATTCTCGGGGGCAAAGGTCACGGTTTCTCCTATAGACTGGACATGGAAGACGTTAACAGGTGGGCTGCAGCTTCCTCTAAATGCAGTGCTTCCCATGCAT CGACTGTCCCGGAGTTGGTGTGTGGAGAGTCCACAGTGACAGAGCCTACACAGATTCTCAACTTCATGAGGAAACAG agGTTTAATGCAGACTATGAGCTGACAGCCCGACAAGGAGCAGACACCATGGCTTACATCGCCTTGCTTGAGGAGAAACTACGGCCCGCACTG TTGCACACATTCTGGGTGGATGCAGAAAACTATGCCAATCTGACACGGCCGTGGTTTGCCTCTCGCTCGCCGTTCCCTCTGAACTTCTTGGTGCCCCGTCGCCATGCCAACATGGCCCTCTCCCGCATCCTGCTGACCAAAGGAGAGGCGCCGCTACACAGAATCACTGAGGTGGAAGGAAAG ATCTACAGTGATGCTAAAGAGTGCCTGAACCTCCTCTCCTACAGACTGGGAACAGCTAACTACTTCTTTGGCAACTC GCCGGCCAGTCTGGATGcctttgtgtttggttttgtggCTCCGCTCCACAAAGCCGGTCTCCCCAGCAGCCCTCTGCAGAGCCACCTCCGACAGCTGGCCAACCTCACGCGCTTCTGTGACAACATCCTCAGTGTATACTTCAGTTCCAGTCATCCGG GTCCTCCACCACCTGTTCAGGAAACGGTGGATGCCAACCTCCAGAAACTAACTCAACTTGTAAACAAAGAGTCCAACTTAATAGAGAAGGTGCTTTCTGCTGACCATTTATTCCCTCTTTGCATGACTTAA
- the mtx3 gene encoding metaxin-3 isoform X1 translates to MLGKRLGFAICPHRVSHSSGVCQILGGKGHGFSYRLDMEDVNRWAAASSKCSASHASTVPELVCGESTVTEPTQILNFMRKQRFNADYELTARQGADTMAYIALLEEKLRPALLHTFWVDAENYANLTRPWFASRSPFPLNFLVPRRHANMALSRILLTKGEAPLHRITEVEGKIYSDAKECLNLLSYRLGTANYFFGNSPASLDAFVFGFVAPLHKAGLPSSPLQSHLRQLANLTRFCDNILSVYFSSSHPGPPPPVQETVDANLQKLTQLVNKESNLIEKMDDNLRSSPQHKPHRPDPKSSLANEKSSTPA, encoded by the exons ATGTTGGGGAAGCGACTGGGGTTTGCCATCTGTCCACACCGAGTCTCTCATAGTTCTG GCGTATGCCAAATTCTCGGGGGCAAAGGTCACGGTTTCTCCTATAGACTGGACATGGAAGACGTTAACAGGTGGGCTGCAGCTTCCTCTAAATGCAGTGCTTCCCATGCAT CGACTGTCCCGGAGTTGGTGTGTGGAGAGTCCACAGTGACAGAGCCTACACAGATTCTCAACTTCATGAGGAAACAG agGTTTAATGCAGACTATGAGCTGACAGCCCGACAAGGAGCAGACACCATGGCTTACATCGCCTTGCTTGAGGAGAAACTACGGCCCGCACTG TTGCACACATTCTGGGTGGATGCAGAAAACTATGCCAATCTGACACGGCCGTGGTTTGCCTCTCGCTCGCCGTTCCCTCTGAACTTCTTGGTGCCCCGTCGCCATGCCAACATGGCCCTCTCCCGCATCCTGCTGACCAAAGGAGAGGCGCCGCTACACAGAATCACTGAGGTGGAAGGAAAG ATCTACAGTGATGCTAAAGAGTGCCTGAACCTCCTCTCCTACAGACTGGGAACAGCTAACTACTTCTTTGGCAACTC GCCGGCCAGTCTGGATGcctttgtgtttggttttgtggCTCCGCTCCACAAAGCCGGTCTCCCCAGCAGCCCTCTGCAGAGCCACCTCCGACAGCTGGCCAACCTCACGCGCTTCTGTGACAACATCCTCAGTGTATACTTCAGTTCCAGTCATCCGG GTCCTCCACCACCTGTTCAGGAAACGGTGGATGCCAACCTCCAGAAACTAACTCAACTTGTAAACAAAGAGTCCAACTTAATAGAGAAG aTGGATGACAACCTTCGCAGCAGCCCTCAGCACAAACCCCACAGGCCAGACCCCAAATCCAGTCTGGCCAATGAGAAGAGCTCTACCCCTGCCTAA
- the mtx3 gene encoding metaxin-3 isoform X4, which produces MLGKRLGFAICPHRVSHSSGVCQILGGKGHGFSYRLDMEDVNRWAAASSKCSASHASTVPELVCGESTVTEPTQILNFMRKQRFNADYELTARQGADTMAYIALLEEKLRPALLHTFWVDAENYANLTRPWFASRSPFPLNFLVPRRHANMALSRILLTKGEAPLHRITEVEGKIYSDAKECLNLLSYRLGTANYFFGNSPASLDAFVFGFVAPLHKAGLPSSPLQSHLRQLANLTRFCDNILSVYFSSSHPDG; this is translated from the exons ATGTTGGGGAAGCGACTGGGGTTTGCCATCTGTCCACACCGAGTCTCTCATAGTTCTG GCGTATGCCAAATTCTCGGGGGCAAAGGTCACGGTTTCTCCTATAGACTGGACATGGAAGACGTTAACAGGTGGGCTGCAGCTTCCTCTAAATGCAGTGCTTCCCATGCAT CGACTGTCCCGGAGTTGGTGTGTGGAGAGTCCACAGTGACAGAGCCTACACAGATTCTCAACTTCATGAGGAAACAG agGTTTAATGCAGACTATGAGCTGACAGCCCGACAAGGAGCAGACACCATGGCTTACATCGCCTTGCTTGAGGAGAAACTACGGCCCGCACTG TTGCACACATTCTGGGTGGATGCAGAAAACTATGCCAATCTGACACGGCCGTGGTTTGCCTCTCGCTCGCCGTTCCCTCTGAACTTCTTGGTGCCCCGTCGCCATGCCAACATGGCCCTCTCCCGCATCCTGCTGACCAAAGGAGAGGCGCCGCTACACAGAATCACTGAGGTGGAAGGAAAG ATCTACAGTGATGCTAAAGAGTGCCTGAACCTCCTCTCCTACAGACTGGGAACAGCTAACTACTTCTTTGGCAACTC GCCGGCCAGTCTGGATGcctttgtgtttggttttgtggCTCCGCTCCACAAAGCCGGTCTCCCCAGCAGCCCTCTGCAGAGCCACCTCCGACAGCTGGCCAACCTCACGCGCTTCTGTGACAACATCCTCAGTGTATACTTCAGTTCCAGTCATCCGG aTGGATGA